One Bradyrhizobium zhanjiangense DNA segment encodes these proteins:
- a CDS encoding glycosyltransferase family 61 protein yields the protein MNSKVRAVRQILRGALRGSPSRLCDHRTWRREHPHTWLTAVEEEVLARKPPVRFGSRDAGFGESVDNRMPELGILRLDKARILGPDGWLVTEDGSLLYESTWYGSSFSRHPRSIAYGTPLPLSGTCLSLASDFAGGNYGHFLLDCLGRLALFQKSGLSLDDVDWVYLPKPASETAAKLVRRLGIPMHKCVWAAQEDIQADLVIGTSFPGLRRNYAPWLTEFFRLQVAKSPLRHDRRVYVPRKGQRKIANEEELMPALKKFGFQIYDFDDVEDEAAFFSECSIVVGPHGAGLTNLVFCSPGTKVLELIPSDHVHPYYYTIASSAGADYSYIVGDSQGTRPQGAFGPSPFDFEVAPDIFERALEAICQ from the coding sequence ATGAACTCAAAGGTTCGCGCCGTCAGGCAAATCCTCCGTGGTGCATTGCGCGGCAGCCCGAGCCGGCTTTGTGATCATCGCACGTGGCGACGTGAACATCCGCATACTTGGCTGACTGCCGTCGAGGAAGAGGTACTGGCGCGGAAGCCGCCGGTTCGATTCGGCAGCCGCGACGCAGGTTTCGGTGAAAGCGTTGACAACAGAATGCCCGAGCTAGGCATTCTCCGCCTGGACAAGGCCCGCATCCTCGGTCCCGACGGCTGGCTCGTGACGGAGGATGGATCGCTGCTCTACGAGAGCACCTGGTACGGATCGTCGTTCTCGCGCCATCCGCGATCAATTGCCTACGGGACGCCGCTGCCGCTAAGCGGCACCTGTCTCTCGCTGGCGAGTGATTTCGCCGGAGGAAACTATGGGCACTTCCTGCTCGACTGCCTGGGACGCTTGGCGCTATTTCAGAAAAGTGGCCTGTCGCTCGATGATGTCGATTGGGTCTATTTGCCCAAGCCTGCGTCCGAAACGGCAGCCAAACTCGTTCGCCGGCTTGGAATTCCAATGCACAAGTGCGTGTGGGCAGCCCAGGAGGATATCCAGGCCGATCTCGTAATCGGCACTTCGTTTCCAGGCTTGCGACGGAACTATGCGCCATGGCTTACGGAGTTCTTCCGCTTACAGGTAGCCAAGTCGCCGCTTCGTCACGACAGGCGCGTATACGTTCCGCGCAAAGGACAAAGGAAGATTGCCAACGAAGAAGAGCTGATGCCTGCACTGAAAAAGTTCGGCTTCCAGATCTACGACTTTGATGACGTTGAGGATGAAGCGGCGTTTTTCTCGGAATGCTCGATTGTCGTTGGCCCACATGGTGCGGGGCTGACCAATCTCGTATTCTGCTCGCCTGGAACGAAAGTCCTGGAGCTGATCCCTTCAGACCACGTGCATCCCTACTACTACACGATCGCATCGTCCGCCGGCGCGGACTATTCTTACATCGTGGGGGATAGCCAGGGAACGCGCCCGCAGGGAGCGTTTGGGCCCAGTCCATTCGATTTCGAGGTTGCGCCTGACATCTTCGAGCGCGCACTGGAGGCCATCTGTCAATGA